From Bacillus sp. FSL K6-3431, the proteins below share one genomic window:
- a CDS encoding metallophosphoesterase, with protein sequence MSDIHVGSHKKCDARFESFFDTIASIFPQPDAILIVGDMINDNGFDKPDDHKIVKEILQYNLSRKSMTNTKIQLAIGNHDASVAKLQEHYPARWFTSHNNGYYETQIGGYPFIFLNGNNYNGDMEQRNWLSGRLAGITSDPNNRNKPIFVNVHQPISETVMDGQQSSNPNLYTDLQDYPQVITLSGHSHYNINDGRSIYQKDFTSLNLGSMSYIECEQGYKSITDAGLADRFEFPVSQALFIEVFKNRVEVDRVSLNADHGDIYIDGKWSAEPQPPFISAGVLAGEKWVIDLKGKANGEIRCNFKYTLVDRNKITTPFRGNRQLKIENLNAVPKLVLLQVKDDQVVHHYEVKVQKESTGSIVNSLKVFSDYMFSPIPDKLRIPLEGLKPRTNYKVEVTAVDCYGNKSSSIKETFKTGNTSVPSNIKK encoded by the coding sequence ATGTCAGATATACATGTAGGATCACATAAAAAATGTGATGCAAGATTCGAAAGTTTTTTTGACACAATCGCGTCGATCTTTCCGCAACCTGACGCCATATTAATAGTAGGAGATATGATCAACGACAATGGTTTTGATAAACCGGATGATCATAAAATTGTAAAAGAAATACTTCAATATAATTTATCAAGAAAAAGTATGACAAATACAAAAATACAGCTAGCAATTGGTAACCACGATGCAAGTGTTGCAAAATTGCAAGAGCATTACCCAGCTAGGTGGTTTACGAGCCATAATAATGGATACTATGAGACACAAATTGGGGGGTATCCTTTCATTTTCCTAAATGGAAATAATTATAATGGAGATATGGAGCAACGAAATTGGTTGAGTGGTAGATTAGCCGGAATTACATCAGATCCAAATAACAGAAATAAACCTATTTTTGTAAACGTGCATCAACCGATTTCTGAGACTGTAATGGACGGTCAACAATCTTCCAATCCAAATTTATATACTGATCTCCAAGATTATCCGCAAGTTATCACTCTTTCTGGTCATTCGCATTATAATATAAATGATGGTCGTTCGATCTATCAGAAAGATTTTACTTCTCTTAATCTGGGCTCTATGTCCTATATAGAGTGTGAGCAAGGATACAAATCTATCACCGATGCAGGATTAGCTGATAGATTTGAATTCCCTGTATCTCAAGCCTTGTTTATAGAAGTTTTCAAGAACCGGGTAGAGGTAGACAGAGTCTCGTTAAATGCAGATCACGGTGATATTTATATAGACGGAAAATGGTCTGCAGAACCTCAACCACCATTCATTAGCGCGGGTGTACTTGCGGGGGAAAAGTGGGTGATTGATTTGAAAGGGAAAGCCAATGGAGAAATAAGATGCAATTTCAAGTATACACTCGTAGATAGAAATAAAATAACTACTCCATTTAGAGGAAATAGACAACTTAAAATTGAAAATCTAAATGCCGTTCCTAAATTAGTCCTTTTACAAGTTAAAGATGACCAAGTGGTCCATCATTATGAGGTGAAGGTACAAAAAGAAAGTACTGGCTCTATAGTAAACAGTTTAAAAGTATTTTCTGATTATATGTTTTCACCAATTCCTGATAAGTTGAGAATACCCCTAGAAGGTCTAAAACCTCGAACAAATTATAAGGTGGAAGTTACTGCTGTTGATTGTTATGGTAATAAATCATCGTCTATTAAAGAGACTTTTAAAACAGGGAATACGAGCGTTCCGTCAAACATCAAGAAGTAA
- a CDS encoding NAD(P)-dependent alcohol dehydrogenase codes for MNKLLMKAAVLNKPQSIEIKEITIPEPKSNEALLKVHCIGICGSDLHYYEHGRIGRYVVEKPIILGHEVSGTVVKVGSEVTDLKVGDRVAVEPGIPCGQCEYCRSGRYNLCDEVEFMATPPFDGAWAEYVTVRSDFLFKLPDHVSYEEGALIEPLSVGFHAMRRGKVGPGDRLIITGLGPIGLLTIEAAKMFGVTEIYGSDVVGFRRELAMQMGAKGVIDPSKGFVQDQLEELSGEKGLDVLIETSGNAHAISETIKLVKRGGRIVYVGLPIADSIPMDMTWMIDAELDMVGVFRYVNTYSDAINSLGHPTVDLEKVITDRYSLDDIQKAIDVALTEKDKSIKVMIYPNQEDMTRR; via the coding sequence ATGAACAAACTACTGATGAAAGCAGCAGTGCTTAATAAGCCCCAATCAATTGAAATAAAAGAAATTACTATTCCAGAGCCCAAAAGTAATGAGGCATTATTAAAAGTTCATTGTATTGGTATATGTGGATCGGATTTGCATTATTATGAACATGGAAGAATTGGGCGGTATGTGGTAGAAAAGCCAATCATTTTAGGGCATGAAGTATCTGGAACAGTGGTGAAAGTTGGATCTGAAGTTACAGACTTAAAAGTAGGGGATCGGGTTGCAGTTGAACCAGGAATTCCTTGTGGGCAATGTGAATATTGCCGATCTGGTCGATATAATCTTTGTGATGAAGTAGAATTTATGGCTACACCGCCATTTGATGGAGCTTGGGCAGAATATGTCACAGTTAGAAGCGATTTCTTATTTAAACTTCCAGATCATGTAAGTTATGAAGAGGGGGCACTAATTGAACCTTTGTCTGTTGGCTTTCATGCAATGAGAAGAGGAAAAGTAGGTCCTGGAGATCGTTTAATCATTACTGGTTTGGGACCAATAGGATTGTTAACTATTGAAGCCGCTAAAATGTTTGGTGTAACAGAAATATACGGAAGTGATGTGGTCGGTTTTAGAAGAGAGCTCGCTATGCAGATGGGAGCTAAGGGTGTAATCGATCCATCTAAAGGATTCGTTCAGGATCAGTTAGAGGAATTGAGTGGTGAGAAAGGATTGGATGTGCTGATTGAAACTTCTGGAAATGCCCACGCTATAAGTGAAACGATCAAGTTGGTAAAGCGTGGAGGTAGGATTGTGTATGTTGGTTTACCGATAGCTGATAGTATTCCAATGGACATGACTTGGATGATTGATGCGGAGCTCGATATGGTAGGTGTATTTCGATATGTCAATACATATTCAGATGCTATCAATAGTTTAGGCCATCCTACAGTAGATTTAGAGAAAGTGATTACTGATCGGTACTCATTAGATGACATACAAAAAGCGATAGACGTAGCCTTGACTGAGAAGGATAAAAGCATCAAAGTGATGATTTATCCGAACCAGGAAGATATGACAAGAAGGTAA
- a CDS encoding S66 peptidase family protein: MAIKPPILQPGDTIGIVTLGSPLAASTINNRIEILLNLGFQVELGQYVYAENGFLAGTNEQRAFDLMNMFDNDRVKMILPSRGGVGVAGILPYLDYSFIQSHPKILSGYSDITVLLNVLSQYANLITFHSLLLIDFTMNTPSYNYDQFFAATSTLTSPRQIQNPSGIPQVSRVPGNVTGQIVGGNLTSFVDTLGTPYEIDTKNRILILEDTHEPINTVYRYMEALKLAGKFQDCIGIVMGQCTECPISYGVSYEELINDFIVPLEKPLMTNVTTAHGVYKAAIPIGATVNLDTVNNTLTVLETTVSLSPQ, from the coding sequence ATGGCAATAAAACCGCCTATTCTGCAGCCAGGTGATACGATCGGCATTGTCACTTTGGGGAGCCCGCTGGCTGCAAGCACCATTAATAATAGAATTGAAATATTGCTGAATTTAGGATTCCAGGTTGAGTTGGGGCAATATGTTTATGCAGAAAATGGTTTTCTAGCTGGTACGAATGAGCAGCGTGCCTTTGATTTAATGAATATGTTCGATAATGACCGGGTGAAAATGATACTACCTTCCAGGGGAGGGGTTGGCGTCGCAGGGATACTTCCTTATCTGGACTATTCCTTTATTCAAAGTCACCCGAAGATATTATCCGGGTACAGTGACATTACGGTATTATTGAATGTGCTGTCACAGTATGCAAATTTAATTACGTTCCATAGTTTGTTGTTAATTGATTTTACCATGAATACGCCGTCATACAATTATGATCAGTTTTTTGCAGCAACATCAACATTAACTTCTCCCAGGCAAATCCAAAATCCTTCGGGGATACCTCAGGTTAGCAGAGTTCCTGGTAATGTGACTGGACAGATTGTTGGTGGAAACCTTACATCATTTGTAGACACACTGGGAACCCCTTATGAAATTGATACGAAAAACAGAATCCTGATTCTCGAAGATACTCATGAGCCGATTAATACTGTCTATCGGTATATGGAAGCACTTAAACTGGCGGGTAAATTTCAAGATTGTATTGGAATTGTTATGGGACAATGTACGGAATGTCCAATTTCTTATGGAGTATCCTATGAAGAGTTGATAAATGACTTCATCGTGCCGCTTGAAAAACCACTGATGACCAATGTTACTACCGCACATGGTGTCTATAAAGCGGCTATTCCTATTGGTGCTACGGTTAATCTGGATACCGTAAATAATACTTTAACAGTGCTTGAAACAACAGTCAGTCTGTCACCACAGTAA
- a CDS encoding MFS transporter — protein sequence MTEKLRKPWLFILTIGLGTLLNPLNSSMISVALTRLQHEFSLTFADATWLISIFYLASAAGQPVMGKLSDMFGPKKLFLGGLIIVAATSMLAPFSPNYPFLLGCRALQAIGSSTLFPSGMSMVRTHITKGQGKALAVLSIFASTSAAFGPSIGGFLISSWDWAAIFIINFPFIVLSFVMAIFILPNTGQGKFELKRIDFVGISLFTISIIGLILFLLSLDHHIRWWALIVFSVGIVGFYFYELKHQDPFIDMKALKTDHNVTFIYLQFMSINLIYYCYFFGFPTFLQQVRHYSELHTGLIMLALAGFGVIVSPLAGRMIDIYGSKLPMVIGATLLLIGTGLLLTYHESSPLIWLLVIMAVLGMSNGFNNLSMQTALYEHVRPEDTGSASGLFQTSRYLGSILSSSLLGLTFNRHLDVANLHIVAIVCFIFCIFVLALALRLPGRIQVKDH from the coding sequence ATGACAGAAAAGCTGAGGAAACCTTGGCTATTTATTTTAACAATTGGGCTTGGAACATTACTTAATCCTTTAAATTCATCCATGATTTCGGTGGCATTAACACGATTGCAGCATGAATTTTCGCTAACATTTGCTGATGCCACCTGGTTGATCTCTATTTTTTACCTCGCTAGTGCTGCAGGGCAACCAGTGATGGGGAAATTAAGTGATATGTTTGGCCCGAAAAAGCTTTTTTTAGGTGGCCTTATTATTGTAGCTGCAACATCCATGTTGGCACCATTTTCACCAAACTATCCCTTTTTATTGGGATGCAGGGCATTACAGGCGATCGGAAGTTCGACTCTATTTCCTAGTGGAATGAGTATGGTTCGAACCCATATTACAAAGGGACAAGGGAAGGCACTGGCTGTGTTGTCAATTTTTGCTTCAACATCTGCCGCATTTGGTCCTTCAATTGGTGGATTTCTCATATCGTCCTGGGATTGGGCAGCTATTTTTATTATTAACTTTCCATTTATTGTACTGTCCTTTGTAATGGCTATTTTTATTTTGCCTAATACAGGTCAAGGGAAGTTTGAGTTAAAGCGAATTGATTTCGTGGGAATCAGTTTATTTACTATATCAATTATAGGATTAATATTATTTTTATTGTCACTCGATCATCATATTCGATGGTGGGCATTGATCGTTTTTTCAGTGGGAATTGTAGGATTTTACTTTTATGAACTCAAACATCAAGATCCCTTTATTGATATGAAGGCGTTAAAGACAGATCATAATGTTACATTCATTTACTTGCAGTTCATGAGTATTAATCTGATATATTATTGCTACTTTTTTGGATTCCCAACGTTTTTACAACAAGTTCGGCATTACAGTGAACTGCATACTGGGTTAATTATGCTGGCTTTGGCAGGTTTTGGGGTGATTGTTTCACCACTCGCAGGCCGTATGATTGATATTTACGGTTCAAAACTGCCAATGGTTATCGGGGCAACCTTGCTGTTAATTGGTACGGGTTTATTATTAACCTATCATGAATCCTCGCCACTTATTTGGTTGCTTGTCATTATGGCAGTACTTGGAATGAGTAATGGCTTTAATAATCTCTCGATGCAGACAGCTCTTTATGAACATGTCAGACCGGAGGACACGGGTTCGGCATCAGGTCTATTTCAAACCAGTCGGTATCTTGGTTCCATTTTATCCTCCAGCTTACTAGGTTTGACATTTAATCGTCATTTGGATGTTGCAAATCTTCATATCGTAGCGATTGTATGTTTTATCTTCTGTATTTTTGTACTTGCTTTAGCATTAAGGCTGCCGGGCCGAATACAAGTAAAAGATCACTAA
- a CDS encoding LacI family DNA-binding transcriptional regulator gives MKVTAKMIAEELGVSTATVDRVLNNRKGVSVKTIKRVKRKAEELGYKPNTAAKYLATQKKTKVAFILPIVPNYFWDEIESEISKAAQVYENFGFEVQIFRIDTIPKEIQIQFIKRIIDQNSYDALVISPHDADPYTDVINEGVIKGLPIFTLNNDVPLSKRISFVGGDYYRAGFLAAELVHLFSKELKDVVIIREDEDTFQMTNKEKGFRDYYNSNKIDIMIHTLPVKSDNIQLDEEWKKEELKKSTAIYVANGILGDIAEYVNEEEYDDDKILIGHDMSEKINNFLQKKVIKAVICQDPSSQAMITVKNVFNYLLLEERSETTETIIKLEIVTPSNARYYIFQ, from the coding sequence GTGAAAGTAACAGCAAAAATGATTGCGGAAGAACTAGGAGTTTCAACAGCAACTGTCGATCGTGTCTTAAATAACAGGAAAGGTGTTAGTGTGAAAACAATCAAGAGGGTTAAAAGAAAAGCAGAAGAATTAGGGTATAAACCAAATACTGCTGCGAAATATCTAGCGACTCAAAAGAAAACCAAGGTAGCTTTTATTTTACCGATCGTACCTAATTACTTTTGGGATGAAATCGAATCTGAAATAAGCAAAGCAGCGCAAGTATATGAAAATTTTGGTTTTGAGGTACAAATATTTAGAATAGATACGATTCCAAAAGAAATACAAATTCAGTTTATTAAAAGAATAATAGATCAAAACTCTTACGATGCACTCGTTATTTCGCCTCATGATGCAGATCCTTATACTGATGTGATAAACGAAGGTGTAATAAAAGGGCTTCCTATATTCACTTTGAATAATGATGTGCCTCTGAGTAAAAGAATTTCATTTGTTGGTGGAGATTATTATCGGGCAGGATTTTTAGCAGCTGAATTAGTTCATTTGTTTTCAAAAGAATTAAAAGACGTAGTAATTATTAGGGAAGATGAAGATACCTTTCAAATGACCAATAAAGAAAAAGGATTTAGAGATTATTATAATTCTAATAAAATCGATATTATGATTCATACATTACCTGTTAAGAGTGATAACATCCAGTTAGATGAGGAGTGGAAAAAAGAGGAATTAAAAAAGAGCACTGCAATATATGTTGCCAATGGTATTCTGGGGGACATAGCAGAATATGTAAATGAAGAAGAGTATGACGATGATAAAATATTAATTGGTCATGATATGAGTGAAAAGATTAATAATTTTCTACAAAAGAAAGTAATCAAGGCTGTTATTTGTCAAGATCCATCGAGTCAAGCAATGATTACTGTAAAAAACGTTTTTAACTACTTATTATTAGAAGAAAGAAGTGAAACGACAGAAACCATTATAAAACTTGAAATTGTTACACCATCGAATGCTAGGTACTATATTTTTCAATAA
- a CDS encoding Gfo/Idh/MocA family protein, with protein MIKLKVIQVGTGGFGTSWLEILDNFEDVELVGVVDLNPDNLKNAKGLIKNSKVEYFTDYLEAFSKVKADIAVIITPPQTHKKLALDALESNLNVFMEKPIAHTLDDATELLEKSKQYQKFVMISQNYRWRPEIEAVKKAVQEEVVGKIEYVEWNFRRATKFGGWRDQYKEILIEDMSIHHFDLMRHILGVEASTVYAKSMKPTWSWFNGNSTATVIMKFEDILINYFGSWVTRGKETPWNGEFKLVGEKGVIELNDDIPTITFEDGSSKELKLVSMEYEDREYSFYEMTKAIKENRKPITDLADNINSFAIVGAALESIKQEKEIELKSLLK; from the coding sequence ATGATTAAATTAAAAGTAATTCAAGTAGGTACAGGAGGTTTTGGTACGTCTTGGCTAGAAATATTGGATAATTTTGAAGACGTGGAATTAGTGGGAGTTGTTGATCTGAACCCTGATAATCTCAAAAATGCGAAAGGATTGATAAAAAATAGCAAGGTAGAGTACTTTACTGATTATTTAGAAGCGTTTTCAAAAGTAAAGGCAGATATTGCTGTCATCATCACCCCTCCACAAACACATAAAAAATTAGCATTAGACGCATTAGAAAGTAATTTAAATGTATTCATGGAAAAACCGATTGCACACACCTTGGATGATGCAACAGAGTTACTAGAAAAATCAAAGCAGTATCAAAAGTTTGTGATGATAAGTCAAAATTATCGTTGGAGACCTGAAATAGAAGCAGTTAAAAAAGCTGTCCAAGAAGAAGTTGTTGGAAAAATTGAATATGTTGAATGGAATTTCAGGCGTGCTACAAAATTTGGAGGATGGCGAGATCAATACAAAGAAATTCTTATTGAGGATATGAGTATTCACCATTTTGACTTAATGCGTCACATACTAGGAGTTGAAGCATCCACAGTTTATGCGAAAAGTATGAAACCTACTTGGAGTTGGTTTAATGGGAATAGTACTGCCACTGTCATTATGAAGTTTGAGGACATACTCATTAATTACTTTGGAAGCTGGGTAACGAGAGGTAAAGAAACGCCATGGAATGGAGAGTTTAAGCTAGTAGGGGAAAAAGGTGTTATAGAATTAAATGATGATATTCCTACAATAACATTTGAAGATGGATCATCCAAAGAACTAAAGTTAGTTTCAATGGAGTATGAAGACCGTGAGTATTCATTTTATGAAATGACAAAAGCGATTAAAGAAAATAGAAAACCTATAACGGACTTAGCAGACAATATTAATAGTTTTGCTATAGTGGGTGCTGCTCTAGAGTCAATAAAACAGGAAAAAGAAATTGAACTAAAGTCTCTATTAAAGTAA